The genomic window AAGCCGGAAATGACGACCATTGTATGTCTTCAGGAAATATCTCTCCCAACTTAGTTTCTGTTAAACTCTGAGCTTTGATAACGGTTGCAGACAGCAATGCGACAAAAGATACTGTCTGTGCAAATTTGTTTATCTTTTTCATAATGATAAGTATTAAAAATTATACCTCAAAGTACAGCAGTATCCCGCGATGGATTGCGTGACCTATATCACATTTATAAGTCACTGATTTATATCAAATTCATTTATATTAAATAAAAAAAGAGTCCCTGTACAGAACTCTTCATTTCAATGATGAAATATTTATATTAAAAAAAACGATTTTAAGGATTTTGTTCGTATCCCGCTACCTGAATCTGCGATAAAGGAATCTGATACAGATAATCTTTCGTTGTAATGGTAAAATTATAATTAAGATCCGCAGCTGCCTGATTGATCACATCTGCCGCAATATTCCAGCGAACCAAGTCATGCCAGTAAACCCCTTCTCCGGCAAACTCAATTCTTCTCTCTTTACGAAGTGCCGTAGTGAAATCGCTGCCTGAAATAGACGTAGAAAGCGGAGCCAGACCGGCTCTCTGGCGAATTCTGTTCACATACGGAACAGCAAGACCAGTATTTCCTTCATTATTCAAAACTTCTGCATACATTAAAAGAACATCTTCGTACCGAATAACCGGAAAGTTGATCGGCCAGTCGTAGCGGTTGGTCAGGGCAATTCCCGGCTCACGGAATTTTACAAAATAATTGGCATTATCAGGTTGTCCGTTTTGAGCGATAAACTGAGTTTTAACCGTTAACGGGCGTCTTAAATCTCCCGGTTCATAAGCATTGATCAACGATTGGGAAACACCTAGTTCGGCAGAACTGTATAAACTTCCCTGTGCATTATACAAAGGATCGGCAGACCCAAAAGTAGGTGAAACGTAGCTCGGCAGATAAGAACCCTGCGACAACCCGCCACTGATATGCTGGATCTCAAAAATATGGTATTTGTTATCATTTACACTTTTAAACAAATCTGCATAATTCGCTGCAAACGTCACATACTGTCCTTCCACCTGAATCACAGCATACAAATGTTCTTTTGCTTTTTGCAGATAAGAGCTGTTGTTGAGAGGATAGCCGTACCCTGTAAGATACATTCTGCCCAACATCGCATGAGCAGCCGATTTTGTTATTCTCCCTTTATTGCCTGTATCGTAGACATTTTTCAAACCTGCTACAGAGGCCTCAATTTCTGAAGTGATAAAATTATAAAGCGATGTTAAATCCTTTCTTGGTATTGTAGCTGCTTCTTCAGGGCTCACCGGATGGTCTATTAAAGGGACTTTTCCGAAATTGCGCATCAGTTCGAAATACGCATATGCCCTTAAAAAACGCGTTTCGGAACGGTACTGCTCCCTGACCGCCGGATCATTGAAAGGAACGGCATCAATTCTTGCTAAAATATTATTTGCATAAGAAATAAGCTGATAAGCGTCTTCCCAAAGAACCTCCACTTCTTCCGTTGAAGAGGTATCCTGAAAACGATTGATCGCATAATAATCTCTATTTCCGTTTTGTGAAATGGCGTTGAAATTATTGGAACGAACTTCCGATGCCAGTAAATAAAAATTAACATCAAAACCTCCTCTGGATGAAGAATTGATCATTGCAGAATACACTCCCGACAACGCCTGCTGAATCTGTAGCTCGGTGGTGTAAAAAGAGGTCTGCGTAATATTATTTTCGGGCTCCAGCATCAGGTCTTTTTCACAGCTTATTGCTCCTAATGTTAATGTTCCCCAGATTAATGCTTTTCCAAAAGTTTTAAAATTTAATGGAAAAAAAGAAATATTTTTATTGTACGTTGTTTTCATTTTTAAAATTTTAGAAATTAAAGTTGATGCCCATCATATACACCTTTGCATTAGGATAAGCTCCGTAGTCGGTTCCGTCGGATTGTACGGATTCGGGGTTGTAACCGCCGTAGTAATGGTCTTTTCTCCAGACATTTTCTAAACTGATATATACTCTCAGATTTGAAATTTTTAATTTACTGGCCAGATCCTGATCGAAATTATATCCTAAAGTCACATTTTTAAGCTGAATATACGTTGCATCATACAGCCATCTTGTATCCAGAAGGCTTCCTGTGGTTCCGTCTAATCTAGGTGTTTTTCCATCTCCGGGATTTTCGTCGGAACGCCAGCGATTCACCCAATTTCCCATGGCATTGACAGTAGTTCCCATCCCTGTGCGATCGATTGCACGACCTAATAAAGCATAACTGTAACCTCCTTTCTGCCCTTGAAAGAAAATAGAAAGATCGAAATTTTTATATGAAAAAGTATTCGTGAAACCCCAATAATAATCAGGAGTCGGACCTCCAATGATATGACGGTCTTCTTCATTGATAACGCCGTCTCCGTTCACATCCCTGTATTTGACATCTCCTGCGATTGCCCCAGTCGTTTTAGCGACACTTGCATTGTTGATGTCTGCTGTTGAAAGTACGCCAATGGCTTCATACAGGTAAAATGAATTCAGCTCCTCGCCTACTTTTATGATATTTGTACTGTTGCTGAAACCTGTGTAAATAGGGGCATTATCAGTACCCAGCTGCAATA from Chryseobacterium wanjuense includes these protein-coding regions:
- a CDS encoding RagB/SusD family nutrient uptake outer membrane protein; this encodes MKTTYNKNISFFPLNFKTFGKALIWGTLTLGAISCEKDLMLEPENNITQTSFYTTELQIQQALSGVYSAMINSSSRGGFDVNFYLLASEVRSNNFNAISQNGNRDYYAINRFQDTSSTEEVEVLWEDAYQLISYANNILARIDAVPFNDPAVREQYRSETRFLRAYAYFELMRNFGKVPLIDHPVSPEEAATIPRKDLTSLYNFITSEIEASVAGLKNVYDTGNKGRITKSAAHAMLGRMYLTGYGYPLNNSSYLQKAKEHLYAVIQVEGQYVTFAANYADLFKSVNDNKYHIFEIQHISGGLSQGSYLPSYVSPTFGSADPLYNAQGSLYSSAELGVSQSLINAYEPGDLRRPLTVKTQFIAQNGQPDNANYFVKFREPGIALTNRYDWPINFPVIRYEDVLLMYAEVLNNEGNTGLAVPYVNRIRQRAGLAPLSTSISGSDFTTALRKERRIEFAGEGVYWHDLVRWNIAADVINQAAADLNYNFTITTKDYLYQIPLSQIQVAGYEQNP